The following DNA comes from Phycisphaerae bacterium.
GAGGGCCAGGTGCATGGTTCCGTAGAGGCGATCGTCGTAGCCGAGTTTGCGGACGTGGTCGCGTCCGACGCGGGCGACGAGGTCGTTGAGGTTCGGGTTGACCATCCGTTCGAGGAGGTCGTCGGCGTAGTCGCGGTATCCGTCGGCGGTGAAGAGGGGATCGCCGAGGGATTGGTGGCGGCGGATGAGGGCGGCGCCGGATTCGTCGATGAAGGCTTGGCGTGCGATGGCCATGATGTCGTCGCGGCCGGCGGCCTGGGCGACGGTGTCGAGGCCGGCGAGGTCGGCGAGGTAGGCGATCAGGGCGTGGATGGCATTGTGGCCGTAGAGCTTGGCCTCTTCGAAGGGGAGCAGGTCGGGTTTTTCGATGAAGACGTCGATACCGCGGCGGTAGCCGGGCGCGGTGACGCGGGAGACGAGGATGCGGTTGAATTCCTCGACGAGGATGGCGCGGTCGATGCTCGGCGTGATGGTGGCCAGGTTCATTCGCTGGATGGTCGGCTGATCGGCGATCACGCCGGACATTTTGCCGATAACGGTGTTGAGGGTCTGGACGTTGTCGACGGCGCCCGCTGGGGCGTTTTCGATCAGGAGGTCCATCAGGACTTCGGCGGCGTGGTTGTGGTTTTCGGCGGCGTAGATGATTTTGGGCCGGACGGATTCGCTTCCGGCGAGTCCCGCGGCGAGGAGTCCGACCACGCCGGTTTCGCCGCCGGCGGAGTAGATTTTGACGCTGGGCAATGCGGTGGCCATCTCATCGGACTCGGCGATGGCGGCGATGATTCTTTTTCGGTCGTCGTCGTGACGCGGGTTATAGAGTTCGATGCCTTCGAGGGTGAACTGGTCGATGCGGTCCTTGCGGGCGATGTTGATGGCGTAGCGTCCGTCGTTGGCTCGGACGGCGTCGACGAGGGCCTGGTCGATTTCGGAGACCACGAATCGCGAGAAATTGCCCGAGCGGTAGGCCTCGTAGAGGAACAGGGCGCTTTGGATAGGTCCGAAGCCGAAACCGACGAAGGTTTTTTTATTGTTGGTGCTCATGGCGTGCTCCGGTCAGGCGATGAGGTTTTCGTCGAGCAGTGCTTGTTCGCGTTCGGCGTCCCAGCCGTCGACCATGTTGAGGTCGGGCAGGTCGGCGTGCGGGTAGAGGATGACCTTGCCGTCGACCTGGTTTTGTTCGATCATCTTGAGGACGGCGGGGGCGTGGCGGAGGGAGCCGACGCCGTAGACGTAGTTGCCCGGGTCGATGTGGCCGGCGGCGATGGCGTCGAGGGTGGCCTGGAGGTCGGAGGGTTCGCCGCCGCTGGAGCCGACGACCTTGATTTCGTTGTAGTGGACGGCGATGGCGTCGATCTGGAGGAGGTGCTTGCCGCGGGGCAGTCCGCCGAAGAGGTTGGCGACGCCGCCCTTGCCGAGCAGTTCGAGGGCGGCCTGCTGGACCGGCTGAACGCCGACGGCAAGGATGACGTCATCGGCCATGGCTCCGTCGGTCAGTTCACGTATGGTTTCCTTGAGGTGGTCGCCGTGGACGGTGACGAGGGTGATGCCGAGGGCGCTGGCCTTTTCGCCGAGGCGTTCCTGGACGAGTTCGAGTCGTTCGTCGATGACGTCGGCGACGATGAGGTACCGCGGGCGGTAGCGCATGGCCATCTCGACGTGCATGCGCCCCATGGATCCGGCCCCGATGACGACGGCGGTTCCGTCAGGCAGAATGCCTAGTCTGGGTTCGCGCGGGGCGTTGGGGCTGGCCTTGTGGATGTGGAATTGCCGTTCCTGGGCGGAGTAGACGCAGGAGATGGGTTCGGCCATGGAGACGGCGAAGTAGGGCATGTCGTCGTCGGGCAGCGGGAGCAGGCAGTTGCCCTGGAGGACTTCTTCCTGGATGAGGAGGTATTGGGCGAGGTTGCCGCCGAGGGTGTATCCGACGGCGCACTTGTTCATGCCGGCGGCCTGGTCGCGGTAGCGGTCGCGGTGGCAGATGGGCCGGACGTCGACGGCCGGCTGGATGCCGAATCGCTGGCCGATCTGGTACTTGCCGGCGAGGTTTTTGCCGGTCTGGACGAGGGTGACGGAGCCCTCATCGCCGAGGATGACCGGGTATTTCTGGAGATCCCAGCCATTCAGAAACGTGTGGTTGGAGCCCTGGGCGATCAGCTTGAGGATGGAGGTGCAGACCCCGGCGGCGTCGACGCGGCAGAGGAGCTGGTTGTCGCCGGGCGT
Coding sequences within:
- a CDS encoding zinc-binding dehydrogenase, which encodes MSKFSDYRTRRQFQLPKTMEAVTLAGPGFENIAVRQVPLPTPGDNQLLCRVDAAGVCTSILKLIAQGSNHTFLNGWDLQKYPVILGDEGSVTLVQTGKNLAGKYQIGQRFGIQPAVDVRPICHRDRYRDQAAGMNKCAVGYTLGGNLAQYLLIQEEVLQGNCLLPLPDDDMPYFAVSMAEPISCVYSAQERQFHIHKASPNAPREPRLGILPDGTAVVIGAGSMGRMHVEMAMRYRPRYLIVADVIDERLELVQERLGEKASALGITLVTVHGDHLKETIRELTDGAMADDVILAVGVQPVQQAALELLGKGGVANLFGGLPRGKHLLQIDAIAVHYNEIKVVGSSGGEPSDLQATLDAIAAGHIDPGNYVYGVGSLRHAPAVLKMIEQNQVDGKVILYPHADLPDLNMVDGWDAEREQALLDENLIA